The sequence TGTTTTTGGCAATACTTTCCGGGTTGGCCGGTTTTTTACCGGTCAAGACGATATACCCCGTTTATAAAATATGGATGACAATTGCGGTTTTCCTGAGCTACTTTATGTCGAGGTTCATACTTATTGTTTTATTCTATTTTATTATTACTCCTATAGGTTTATTTCTTAGATTATTCGGAAAAGAATTTCTTGAGTTAAGATTTGATAAAGAAAAAAAATCATATTGGAATAAAAGAGAAGAGGGATATGTAAGCGATCCCGAAAAACAATATTAGGAGTCATTATGAGTAAAATATCGATAATGAAAGAATTATGGCAATTCATGAAAGAGCGTAAAAAATGGTGGCTGATGCCGATTGTGGTGATTTTGGTTCTGCTTGGAGCTCTTCTTATTGTAACTCAAGGTTCCGCGCTGGCGCCGTTTATTTATGCTCTGTTTTAGCGACGTTCCCGGGATTGAGCGGGAAATTAACGACGGGTCGATTATTTTCTCGTAATGTGTTACCTTTGTAATATATTTAACCGGGCTGTTGCATATTTTTATTTCGGCGAATCATATAACAGGACAATAAAAAGGAGTAATATGAAATTTATTTTATCCGCCTTATCCTCATTTATTTTTTTATTAGCCGCATTTACTCCGGCGCAAACCGAGAGTAATAATTCATTCCAAATGAAAACCGGTAGCGGCGCCGATACAAAACTTTTAAAAGTCGAATTCATCAATGATTACATTGTGCACGTGGTCGCTTCTCCCGCCGAGCAATTTTCCTTCAGGAAAAGTCTGATTATCGACGAAAACGTGAAACCTTCCGGCAATTTAAAGACGGAAGACAAGGGCGATTATATTTTATTATCCTCATCGGCGCTAAAAGTGAGAATCGATAAATCGACCGAGAGGATTTCTTTTTATGACCGGGACGGAAATATTATTTTGCAGGAGCATGAAAACGTTTGCAGAACTTTCGACGACTCCTATATTATGGGCGAAAATGTCTACAAAATCCGCCAGGTTTTCAAAGCATCTCCCGACGAAGCTTTCTACGGTTTCGGCGCTCACCAAAATGGCATTATGAACTACAGAGACGAAGACGTCGATTTATGGCAGTATAATATCGTCGATATTATACCGTTTATGGTTTCCTCCAAAAACTACGGCATTTTGTGGGATAACTATTCCCGTACGAAATTCGGAGATTACAGGGATTATTTATCCGTAAATAAAGTGTTTAAACTGATTGCCAAAGACGACAAATCGAACGGTTTTTCGGCGGAATATTTTGAAGATGAAAAATTTGAAAAATCAGCCATAAAAAGAATCGAAGAAAGAATTGAGCACGAGTATATCGACAAAAACGACCCTTTCCCGGAAGGCTTCGATAAGGTTAAATCCGTAAGATGGGAAGGCTTTATTGAAAGCAATCGGGAAGGACTTCACAAACTGCGGCTCTATTGCTCGGGGTATACTAAAATGTGGATCGACGACTCTCTTCTGGTCGATTCGTGGAGACAAAACTGGCTTCCCTGGACTCACATTATAAAGTTGGATCTGAAGAAAGGCGAAAGAAAAAAAATTAAAATCGAGTGGATTCATTCGGGCGGATATATCGGGCTGAAAGCCCTGCCCCCATCCGGCGAAAATTATGACGGTATAATTTCTCTCCAGTCGGAGGTCGCAGACCAAATCGATTATTACTTTGTTTACGGCAAAAACCTCGACGATGTTATTAAAGGCTACCGGTATTTAACCGGAAAAGCTCCCGTGATGCCCAAATGGGCGATGGGTTTCTGGCAGTGCAGGGAAAGATATAAAACGCAAGACGAACTCCTCGACGTTGTAAGAGAATATCGTAAAAGAAAAATTCCGATTGATAATATAGTCCAGGATTGGTTCTACTGGAAAGAAGACGACTGGGGAAGTCACGACTTCGACCCGTTGCGATTTCCCGATCCTGAAGGAATGATAAAAGAATTACACGACAGCCTCAACGCTCATATAATGATTTCGGTGTGGCCTAAATTTTACGTGGGCACAGCTCATTTTGAAGAATTCAAAAAGAACGGCTGGCTTTATATGAGGAACGTTGAAGTGGGGGAAAAAGACTGGGTGGGACCCGGATACGTGTCAACTTTTTACGATCCGTACAGCGAGGGCGCGCGAAAATTGTACTGGAAGCAAATTGAAAATAAATTGTTCTCAAAAGGAATCGACGCATGGTGGCTCGACGCAACCGAACCGGACATCCATTCTAACCTTTCGCCCGAAGAAACTCTCAGAAGAATGGGGCCGACGGAGCTCGGAACCTCGGCTCGTTACAGAAACACTTATTCCCTTATGAATTCGAAAGCCGTTTACGAAGGGCAGAGATTATCGAATCCCGATAAGAGAGTATTTATACTTACTAGGTCTGCATTCGCAGGTCAACAGAAATATAGCGCGGCTACATGGAGCGGAGACGTTGCAGCCAGGTGGTACGACTTAAAGGTTCAAATTCCCGCAGGTCTCAATTTCAGTTTATCGGGCATTCCGTATTGGACTACCGATATCGGCGGTTTTGCAGTCGAACCGAGATACGAAAATCCTTCCGAAAAAGATTTGGATGAATGGCGTGAATTAAATACGCGCTGGTTCCAGTTCGGCGCTTTCTGCCCTCTCTTTCGTTCTCACGG comes from Melioribacter roseus P3M-2 and encodes:
- a CDS encoding SxtJ family membrane protein — translated: MSWIKNITEEVNNLKPDNKATRKFPLIFGIIFLSIFLYFQFATGRSYTLLLFLAILSGLAGFLPVKTIYPVYKIWMTIAVFLSYFMSRFILIVLFYFIITPIGLFLRLFGKEFLELRFDKEKKSYWNKREEGYVSDPEKQY
- a CDS encoding DUF5989 family protein, with the protein product MSKISIMKELWQFMKERKKWWLMPIVVILVLLGALLIVTQGSALAPFIYALF
- a CDS encoding TIM-barrel domain-containing protein; the protein is MKFILSALSSFIFLLAAFTPAQTESNNSFQMKTGSGADTKLLKVEFINDYIVHVVASPAEQFSFRKSLIIDENVKPSGNLKTEDKGDYILLSSSALKVRIDKSTERISFYDRDGNIILQEHENVCRTFDDSYIMGENVYKIRQVFKASPDEAFYGFGAHQNGIMNYRDEDVDLWQYNIVDIIPFMVSSKNYGILWDNYSRTKFGDYRDYLSVNKVFKLIAKDDKSNGFSAEYFEDEKFEKSAIKRIEERIEHEYIDKNDPFPEGFDKVKSVRWEGFIESNREGLHKLRLYCSGYTKMWIDDSLLVDSWRQNWLPWTHIIKLDLKKGERKKIKIEWIHSGGYIGLKALPPSGENYDGIISLQSEVADQIDYYFVYGKNLDDVIKGYRYLTGKAPVMPKWAMGFWQCRERYKTQDELLDVVREYRKRKIPIDNIVQDWFYWKEDDWGSHDFDPLRFPDPEGMIKELHDSLNAHIMISVWPKFYVGTAHFEEFKKNGWLYMRNVEVGEKDWVGPGYVSTFYDPYSEGARKLYWKQIENKLFSKGIDAWWLDATEPDIHSNLSPEETLRRMGPTELGTSARYRNTYSLMNSKAVYEGQRLSNPDKRVFILTRSAFAGQQKYSAATWSGDVAARWYDLKVQIPAGLNFSLSGIPYWTTDIGGFAVEPRYENPSEKDLDEWRELNTRWFQFGAFCPLFRSHGQFPYREIFNISPEGHPAYESMVYYDKLRYRLMPYIYSLAGMVTFEDYTIMRALILDFPNDNKVYDISDQYMFGPAFLVNPVTDYKARSRKVYLPEGAEWYDFYTGKKYPGGKTISADAPYERIPLFVKAGSIVPFGPGIQYTGQKQADTLMLFVYSGKDGSFVLYEDEGTNYNYEEGLYSTIEFKYKDSDRELVIGERKGEFPGMLSERIINVVFISPDSPRPFDFNIKPDRAVNYNGKEVKIKL